The sequence TTTAATTGTTTTAATATAATGTATAAAATTCTTCTCATATCAACTCCTGTCCCTGAACCAATGAAATGGTTTTATAACACAAACTTTGCACTAATTCAGCACTATATTCAAGCTTTAATAAAGAAAAATATTATTAATAAAAAATTGTTCAACATTATTACTTTAAATGAAAATATTCTTGGAAGACTCAATAATGAAGGAATTATAAATTTAATCAAAAAATACACTCCAGATATTATTTTATTTTCTTGCTACCTTTGGAATATTGAAAGGTTTTTATATATATCAAAAAAAGTTAAAGAAATGTTTGGAAAAAATATCTTTACCATTTCAGGTGGACCAGAAATTAGAAAAGAAAATAATTTTTTATATAAAAACTTTTTAGAAGGATATAAATTTGATTTATATTTTGACTCTGACTATTTATTTGATCTACCACTATTTTTTAATAATATTGATTCAATAATAAAAAAATTTATTTTAAATAAAGACCCTCTAGAACCAATTTTTTTTTCAAAAATAAAGATATCTCTGTTTTATAAATCAATCAATGTTGAAAATATCGAAAATGTAAATAAAAAATTATTCAAATTTGAAAAATATTTTATCAATGAGATTTTCAAGATATTATCAGAAAAAAATTTTAATTCTAAGATAGTTTTTTGTGAAATAGAAAGGGGATGTTTTCAAAAATGCGATTTCTGTCAATATGCTAAGAATATCTATAAGCAAACTTCAATTGATGAAAATATATTTTTGAATTATATTTATAACATTATAAAAAATAATAAAAAATTAAAAGAAATCTACTTCTTAGCTCCAACTCTAAATTATAACAAAAATCTTTTTTATACATTACTAAATTATTTTATTAATCTCAATAATTCTTTTATTTTAGAAAACACTAACAATAATTTCTTAGAAAATAATAATAGAAAAAGCAAATCATATAGAAAAATTAAGCTTTTTGGTGAATTTAATCCATATATATTTAATGAAGAAGATATAAAGCTCTTATCAGACGCAAATTTTAAAGAAATTGAGATTGGAGTTCAATCTTTAAACTTTAATATAAAAAATAAAAATTTAATTTTTAATAAAGAAGAAAAATTAAAAAGTTTATTCTTATCATTAAAAAAATATAAAATCAAACCAATTATTGACTTCATCATAGGATTACCTGAAGATAATTACAATTCTTGGGTATCTACTATATCATATCTTGAAAATAATAATATGTTAAGAAATTCAAACTTTTATCATCTCCTTGTTTTACCAGGAACAAAAATTAGAGAAAAATTTGAAAAAAGTGGATTTAAATATTTAGATGAACCTCCATACTACGCAATAGAAACTTCAAATTATAATTTCGATGATATAAAAAAATTTTATTCTTATCTTGAATTTGAAAAAGATATATCATATTTTGAACCTTTTGAGTTTAATAAAAATTTTCCTTTTTTAAAAGTTAATATTACTAAAATAAATCAAATAGAATCTTTTTTTTATAATTTACAAAATATTAGTTACATTTCTTTCACTATTTTATTTGAAATTTCAATGCCTTTTAATTTAAATTTTTTTAATTCTTTTATCAATAAACTATATAAAATAATTATAAAAAAAAAAGAATGTTTTATAAAAATTTTTTTTTACTTTAATTATAATTATGATTTTTCAATTAATACTTTCCTAAATAAAAAAAGCAAAAAAAATGAAAATATTGAAAATACAAATATTAATCAAGAATTAAAAAATTCTGATTTGGAAAATATATACAAAATATTAATTGAATTTAAAAAAAATCTTTTTGGATATAAAAATTATTTTGATAAATTTCATGAATGTATAAATTACAATTCAGATGAAATCTTTTCAAAAAATATAACAATTTTAAGTACCTTAAACTTTATAGATCATTTTATAAAAATATTTTATCTAGATTTTAATACTACACTTTTTATAGAAAACTTTCTAAATATTAATAATAAGCTACAAAAAGCAAAAGAAATATACAAAGAATACGGATTCTTTTCCTATGTCGATAATGATATGTTAAAATCTTCAAGTAAAAATAAAGAGTTAAAAAAACTAATAAATAATATTGGTTTTATTAAAATTTTATAAAAAAACTTTATAAATCCTAATAAATTGTTCTTAAAAAAAATATTCAGGTTTCTTTTTGAAATATTCTATATTTAATAATAGTAAACAATTATATTTTAAACTCAATACTATTTCTTCTTTTTATAACTTCATCAAAATTTTCAAAGCCACCAACAGTTGCTAGTATTTTAAAAAGCTCCAACTCAAACTCCTCCAAAGTTCCCATATAATAAACAAAATAGGAAGCTTCATCCTTTGTTGCAGATATCGGCTTCAAACTTCTAAAACCTTTTGTTTTCATTATTGCTTGTTCAAACTCAAGTCTATTCTTTGTGGTTTGAACATTGTGTAAGACTACTTTATATCTTATTCCATCTTTAAAAGCTAAAAACATTTTATATTGTACTGATTTTATCATTTTTTCCATAACTTTTTTCACAGCATTATCAATACAAGCTCTTATAACAACATCAAATGATGAGTTTGAAAAGAGTTCATCAGAAATTCCTATCTCTTCCCCAAGGCCTCTAGCTGTTGCTGCTTCAAACATTTTTAAAGTTAAATTAACCTGAGCAATATATCTATTACTTTCCTGTCTTTTGTTAATAGCTATATCAACCACAGTATATACATCTGCCCCAATTCTATCAGCAACAAGTTGTAACTCAGAAACACCTCCTTGAGTTGCTAACCTTATTATCTCTGCATCTTTTTTTAACTCATTTATATAATCTGGATCAACATATTCTATATTTCTTGAAGAAAAAAAATTATTTATTCTAGAAACAGTAAACTTAAAATATTCAAGGTTCTCTTTGATCTTTGTTTCATCATAATAAACCATATATATCATGTTTTTAACATAATTTTTAACAATTTTTACTTCTTCTGGTTTCATTGAGTTTATAGCTTTCATAACCTCAACATCATCAATACCAAACAGATCATCAATAGTTGATTGAACTGACTGTGTAGTACTTGATGAAGATAAGCTAGTTGAAGATTGTTGATTCGATACCATATTTGAAGAACCTGTATTTAAAAGACCTATAGATATCAATGTATTTCTAATTTTTTCAATATTAATAACAATTTCCATTACAACATTTACAACTCCGCCTGAAGTATATTTATCTAAAATTTTATATTCAATAATAAATTTAAGAGGATTATTATAAATATTCTCAGTTATTTTTTTTATGTTTTCTTTTTCCCTTTGCTCACCTATAAATAATATAACATAATACTTACAAGCAAGCATATAAGCATTCATTTTAGCTTTATTAAAATCTGGATCTTGTCCAATAACTTTTACTCTATTTTCAGATTTCTGTTCTAATATTTGCCCTTGACTAACATTTTTTTCGTAATTATTAATTGAACAAGAAAATAAAGAAATGCTGATAAAAAAAATAAAAATAAGTCTTATCTTTATCTTTGATTTAATAAAATTTATTAAATTGATCTTTTTCATAAAAAATTCCTTACTTTTTTATTTAATTTTTTTATTTTATATTTAAATATTTTTTATTAACCGCTTTTTATTTAATTTCTGACTTTTTGTATTTATAATCTTAAATTATAAGACAATCTTATGAAAAAATCATTTATAGAAATAGGATTCTGTAAGAAATATTTATATTGATTTTTGTCTTTGTCAAAATAAATAATTTCATTAAATGGAACAAATATACAATATCCACCACTTAATAAAATAGAAGAATATGGAGATAATAAAAACTCAAAATTTAATAAAGCTCTAACCCCAAAAGTTCTTGAAGAATAAGAATTTTCAACTGAATATATTCCAAGATCGAGCAAACAAAAATTTAATTCAATAGAAGTAATAAGCCTTCTAATAAAAAAACTATAACCCATACCTCCAAAATAATTTATAAAAGGTAATTTATAAATATAAGCTTCGGCTCCAACTAAAAAATATTTATTAAAATCAAAATAAACTCTCAAATTGAAACCCCCTCCAAAAAGTGATGAAATCTCAGGAAGTGTTTGATCAGTAGCATAAATATTATAGGGAATGTTTACTTTTAATCCAGTTAAATAATAAGAATTATCAATTCCTATAGAAATATTTCTAACAAATTCTTTAATCTGGTCACCTTCTGTTATAGTTTGATTTTCAATCAATATAACCCCCATTGCAATATCTTTTGAAACACTTTTTATTCTTATTAAACCAACCTCTTTTTCAATAAACTTTTCTCCAATTTTTTCTTTTCCTACTACAATAAACTCATGTCCAGAAACAACTCCTACAAATTCCCCGATACTTATGTAAACCAAATTTCCTTCTCTTTTAATAATTCCTGCTTTTAGTTTAAACATATCAAGCTCATATACCTTATTCCTCAAAGTTGTTTGAAAACTATTAATGGATTTAAGCTCTGCATCTGAAATATCCTTTTCTGAATAAGATTTATCTTTTATTAAAATATCAGCTTCAATTTTATAAGACTCAACATTAATTATCTTAACATTAACTACTAGTTCACAAACATATCTTGTTTTATCCTGGCTTTTATCTAGATACTGTGAAAAATAACTTAAATTAGATACAACTATATAAAAAGATTGAGAAAATTTATATAGATCACTATAATTAATTACAAGATTACCAAAAATTGAATCCTGTTGCCCAGAATAACTATTTTCTCTTATCTGTTTTATCTTTAGAATTAAATCATCTATATAATTTAAATCCATCTGTAAATTTGGATAATAATAAACATTGAACCTCTTTGAGGAACCAAAAACATTTTCAATTGAACTATTTATTGATTGTAAGACACTATCTGGAACATTTGAAACTTTTGAAAAAATAGAAAAAATAACTACATCTTTCTTTTTATAATCCTCATAAGCCCATATCCTATGGTTAAAAATAAACAAAATAAAAAAAATAATTATTATTAATAAAATATTTCTGGGTTTCATATTTAACCTCACTAACATTAAATACATTAAAAATTAAATAATTTTTGTTATCTATTAAAATATATTAAATAAATAAATTATTAAAATATTTTTCTCACTATCTAAAAAATAACACAACTATTATTTATATCAACT comes from Spirochaetota bacterium and encodes:
- a CDS encoding radical SAM protein, whose product is MYKILLISTPVPEPMKWFYNTNFALIQHYIQALIKKNIINKKLFNIITLNENILGRLNNEGIINLIKKYTPDIILFSCYLWNIERFLYISKKVKEMFGKNIFTISGGPEIRKENNFLYKNFLEGYKFDLYFDSDYLFDLPLFFNNIDSIIKKFILNKDPLEPIFFSKIKISLFYKSINVENIENVNKKLFKFEKYFINEIFKILSEKNFNSKIVFCEIERGCFQKCDFCQYAKNIYKQTSIDENIFLNYIYNIIKNNKKLKEIYFLAPTLNYNKNLFYTLLNYFINLNNSFILENTNNNFLENNNRKSKSYRKIKLFGEFNPYIFNEEDIKLLSDANFKEIEIGVQSLNFNIKNKNLIFNKEEKLKSLFLSLKKYKIKPIIDFIIGLPEDNYNSWVSTISYLENNNMLRNSNFYHLLVLPGTKIREKFEKSGFKYLDEPPYYAIETSNYNFDDIKKFYSYLEFEKDISYFEPFEFNKNFPFLKVNITKINQIESFFYNLQNISYISFTILFEISMPFNLNFFNSFINKLYKIIIKKKECFIKIFFYFNYNYDFSINTFLNKKSKKNENIENTNINQELKNSDLENIYKILIEFKKNLFGYKNYFDKFHECINYNSDEIFSKNITILSTLNFIDHFIKIFYLDFNTTLFIENFLNINNKLQKAKEIYKEYGFFSYVDNDMLKSSSKNKELKKLINNIGFIKIL